The proteins below come from a single Mya arenaria isolate MELC-2E11 chromosome 6, ASM2691426v1 genomic window:
- the LOC128237139 gene encoding kinesin-like protein KIF25 isoform X5, producing MEEINTSALLLLKQSSPVQAGTQSEISLTRDERIASLETENAMLYLKLAQLRSNLQYSREEVSGFQSQYESETKFRQNVIDSALRFKQELESIKRKMASLQRVAVDLPIQFQNDIKHANTVVQRHRHMFVSQTSNLTTMQDQLSNLQEALNDITDRHAKEKKRRQELHNLLMELRGNIRVHCRVRPLMDFDRGGEDSRMLGGSGTKSEVVVHYMDDENVCVRTTKHNKVFEYERVYSPAEAQDSVFDEVSPMLTSLLDGYNICIMAYGQTGSGKTHTMLGSHKNEDYHLRMEPHKDEGVIPRAARELFRLISEKPDGKISVEVSVVEIYNNDIQDLLSGDPHAKHDVITGPDGSLSIPTLTSKKVKKIQDVMSFVQYGLRMRREASTMVHEHSSRSHLIVTLTVNSQAPSFLTKPSAPSPIPENVPECFKQMLPTPPGGRDRRGRSVSLMSTPSFEPPAPAPLNHAIIKTKLQLVDLAGSECVGMSGVTGAALREASHINKSLSALADVLGALAENRPHVPYRNSRLTHFLQDSIGGNAKLLVLLCVAPAQRYITETTQCLGFGQRARQVQRGPTKRRLPSSAEKVGGPDRPGSGGKVSFR from the exons ATGGAAGAAATTAATACCAGTGCTCTACTTTTGCTTAAACAGAGTAGCCCTGTGCAAGCTGGGACACAAAGCGAAATATCACTA ACCAGAGATGAGCGCATAGCATCACTGGAAACTGAGAATGCAATGTTGTATCTGAAACTAGCTCAACTCCGAAGTAACCTCCAATACAGTCGGGAGGAGGTATCTGGATTTCAGTCGCAGTATGAATCAGAGACAAAATTCCGACAGAATGTCATTGACTCCGCCCTCAGGTTCAAACAAGAGCTTGAG AGCATCAAGCGAAAAATGGCCTCACTACAACGGGTAGCAGTTGATCTGCCGATCCAGTTCCAGAATGACATTAAACATGCCAACACCGTTGTTCAGCGTCACCGGCACATGTTTGTGTCTCAGACATCCAACCTGACAACTATGCAGGACCAACTGAGCAATCTTCAGGAGGCGTTAAATGACATTACAGACAGGCATGCTAAGGAGAAGAAACGCAGACAGGAACTGCATAACCTCCTCATG GAGCTGCGTGGGAATATACGTGTTCACTGTCGTGTGCGACCCCTGATGGACTTTGACCGAGGGGGAGAGGATTCCAGAATGCTGGGAGG CTCAGGTACCAAGTCTGAGGTGGTTGTCCACTACATGGATGAT GAGAATGTATGTGTTCGTACCACCAAACATAACAAGGTGTTCGAATATGAAAG GGTATATTCTCCGGCTGAGGCCCAGGATTCCGTGTTTGATGAAGTTTCACCCATGTTGACCTCGCTACTCGATGG GTACAACATCTGTATTATGGCGTATGGTCAGACAGGGAGTGGGAAAACCCACACAATGTTGGGCAGTCACAAGAATGAGGACTACCACCTGAGGATGGAGCCCCACAAAGATGAGGGAGTCATACCCCGGGCTGCCAGGGAACTCTTCAG GTTGATCTCAGAGAAGCCAGATGGCAAAATATCCGTGGAGGTTTCTGTGGTTGAAATCTACAACAACGACATCCAGGACCTCCTCAGCGGTGACCCTCATGCCAAACATGACGTGATCACTGGTCCGGATGGCTCTCTCAGCATTCCAACACTCACATCCAA GAAAGTAAAGAAAATCCAGGATGTGATGTCATTCGTGCAGTATGGTCTGCGCATGAGACGTGAAGCCTCCACCATGGTGCATGAGCACTCAAGTCGCTCCCATCTCATCGTGACCTTGACTGTGAACTCTCAGGCCCCTAGTTTCCTCACCAAGCCCTCCGCTCCCTCGCCCATACCAGAAAATG tGCCCGAGTGCTTTAAGCAAATGCTGCCGA CGCCCCCTGGTGGCCGGGACAGGAGAGGGAGGTCTGTCTCGCTGATGTCCACGCCCAGTTTTGAGCCCCCTGCACCTGCTCCCCTCAACCATGCCATCATCAAGACAAAGCTACAGCTGGTGGACCTTGCCGGCAGTGAATGTGTCG GCATGTCTGGAGTGACAGGAGCGGCCCTCAGAGAGGCGTCCCACATCAACAAGTCTCTCTCCGCCCTTGCAGATGTGCTGGGGGCCCTTGCAGAAAACCGGCCACATGTTCCGTACAGGAACAGCCGTCTTACACACTTCCTGCAGGACTCTATAG GTGGTAATGCAAAGCTACTGGTTCTTCTTTGCGTTGCCCCAGCACAACGTTATATCACAGAGACTACCCAGTGTCTGGGCTTTGGACAGCGGGCGCGTCAGGTGCAGCGGGGACCCACAAAACGGCGTCTTCCGTCCTCCGCTGAGAAAGTGGGTGGTCCAGACAGGCCAGGCTCAGGGGGAAAGGTGTCATTTAGATAA
- the LOC128237139 gene encoding kinesin-like protein KIF25 isoform X7 — translation MPLGIDRTDFLNEKNKRLERELRTRDERIASLETENAMLYLKLAQLRSNLQYSREEVSGFQSQYESETKFRQNVIDSALRFKQELESIKRKMASLQRVAVDLPIQFQNDIKHANTVVQRHRHMFVSQTSNLTTMQDQLSNLQEALNDITDRHAKEKKRRQELHNLLMELRGNIRVHCRVRPLMDFDRGGEDSRMLGGSGTKSEVVVHYMDDENVCVRTTKHNKVFEYERVYSPAEAQDSVFDEVSPMLTSLLDGYNICIMAYGQTGSGKTHTMLGSHKNEDYHLRMEPHKDEGVIPRAARELFRLISEKPDGKISVEVSVVEIYNNDIQDLLSGDPHAKHDVITGPDGSLSIPTLTSKKVKKIQDVMSFVQYGLRMRREASTMVHEHSSRSHLIVTLTVNSQAPSFLTKPSAPSPIPENAPPGGRDRRGRSVSLMSTPSFEPPAPAPLNHAIIKTKLQLVDLAGSECVGMSGVTGAALREASHINKSLSALADVLGALAENRPHVPYRNSRLTHFLQDSIGGNAKLLVLLCVAPAQRYITETTQCLGFGQRARQVQRGPTKRRLPSSAEKVGGPDRPGSGGKVSFR, via the exons ATGCCGCTAGGGATTGACCGTACAGACTTCTTGAATGAGAAGAATAAAAGACTTGAGCGGGAATTGCGg ACCAGAGATGAGCGCATAGCATCACTGGAAACTGAGAATGCAATGTTGTATCTGAAACTAGCTCAACTCCGAAGTAACCTCCAATACAGTCGGGAGGAGGTATCTGGATTTCAGTCGCAGTATGAATCAGAGACAAAATTCCGACAGAATGTCATTGACTCCGCCCTCAGGTTCAAACAAGAGCTTGAG AGCATCAAGCGAAAAATGGCCTCACTACAACGGGTAGCAGTTGATCTGCCGATCCAGTTCCAGAATGACATTAAACATGCCAACACCGTTGTTCAGCGTCACCGGCACATGTTTGTGTCTCAGACATCCAACCTGACAACTATGCAGGACCAACTGAGCAATCTTCAGGAGGCGTTAAATGACATTACAGACAGGCATGCTAAGGAGAAGAAACGCAGACAGGAACTGCATAACCTCCTCATG GAGCTGCGTGGGAATATACGTGTTCACTGTCGTGTGCGACCCCTGATGGACTTTGACCGAGGGGGAGAGGATTCCAGAATGCTGGGAGG CTCAGGTACCAAGTCTGAGGTGGTTGTCCACTACATGGATGAT GAGAATGTATGTGTTCGTACCACCAAACATAACAAGGTGTTCGAATATGAAAG GGTATATTCTCCGGCTGAGGCCCAGGATTCCGTGTTTGATGAAGTTTCACCCATGTTGACCTCGCTACTCGATGG GTACAACATCTGTATTATGGCGTATGGTCAGACAGGGAGTGGGAAAACCCACACAATGTTGGGCAGTCACAAGAATGAGGACTACCACCTGAGGATGGAGCCCCACAAAGATGAGGGAGTCATACCCCGGGCTGCCAGGGAACTCTTCAG GTTGATCTCAGAGAAGCCAGATGGCAAAATATCCGTGGAGGTTTCTGTGGTTGAAATCTACAACAACGACATCCAGGACCTCCTCAGCGGTGACCCTCATGCCAAACATGACGTGATCACTGGTCCGGATGGCTCTCTCAGCATTCCAACACTCACATCCAA GAAAGTAAAGAAAATCCAGGATGTGATGTCATTCGTGCAGTATGGTCTGCGCATGAGACGTGAAGCCTCCACCATGGTGCATGAGCACTCAAGTCGCTCCCATCTCATCGTGACCTTGACTGTGAACTCTCAGGCCCCTAGTTTCCTCACCAAGCCCTCCGCTCCCTCGCCCATACCAGAAAATG CGCCCCCTGGTGGCCGGGACAGGAGAGGGAGGTCTGTCTCGCTGATGTCCACGCCCAGTTTTGAGCCCCCTGCACCTGCTCCCCTCAACCATGCCATCATCAAGACAAAGCTACAGCTGGTGGACCTTGCCGGCAGTGAATGTGTCG GCATGTCTGGAGTGACAGGAGCGGCCCTCAGAGAGGCGTCCCACATCAACAAGTCTCTCTCCGCCCTTGCAGATGTGCTGGGGGCCCTTGCAGAAAACCGGCCACATGTTCCGTACAGGAACAGCCGTCTTACACACTTCCTGCAGGACTCTATAG GTGGTAATGCAAAGCTACTGGTTCTTCTTTGCGTTGCCCCAGCACAACGTTATATCACAGAGACTACCCAGTGTCTGGGCTTTGGACAGCGGGCGCGTCAGGTGCAGCGGGGACCCACAAAACGGCGTCTTCCGTCCTCCGCTGAGAAAGTGGGTGGTCCAGACAGGCCAGGCTCAGGGGGAAAGGTGTCATTTAGATAA
- the LOC128237139 gene encoding kinesin-like protein KIF25 isoform X1 — protein sequence MEEINTSALLLLKQSSPVQAGTQSEISLTRDERIASLETENAMLYLKLAQLRSNLQYSREEVSGFQSQYESETKFRQNVIDSALRFKQELESIKRKMASLQRVAVDLPIQFQNDIKHANTVVQRHRHMFVSQTSNLTTMQDQLSNLQEALNDITDRHAKEKKRRQELHNLLMELRGNIRVHCRVRPLMDFDRGGEDSRMLGGSGTKSEVVVHYMDDENVCVRTTKHNKVFEYERVYSPAEAQDSVFDEVSPMLTSLLDGYNICIMAYGQTGSGKTHTMLGSHKNEDYHLRMEPHKDEGVIPRAARELFRLISEKPDGKISVEVSVVEIYNNDIQDLLSGDPHAKHDVITGPDGSLSIPTLTSKKVKKIQDVMSFVQYGLRMRREASTMVHEHSSRSHLIVTLTVNSQAPSFLTKPSAPSPIPENETDPSGIPYAVRAALLSHIANVSGRRFETSGRSRTAPPGGRDRRGRSVSLMSTPSFEPPAPAPLNHAIIKTKLQLVDLAGSECVGMSGVTGAALREASHINKSLSALADVLGALAENRPHVPYRNSRLTHFLQDSIGGNAKLLVLLCVAPAQRYITETTQCLGFGQRARQVQRGPTKRRLPSSAEKVGGPDRPGSGGKVSFR from the exons ATGGAAGAAATTAATACCAGTGCTCTACTTTTGCTTAAACAGAGTAGCCCTGTGCAAGCTGGGACACAAAGCGAAATATCACTA ACCAGAGATGAGCGCATAGCATCACTGGAAACTGAGAATGCAATGTTGTATCTGAAACTAGCTCAACTCCGAAGTAACCTCCAATACAGTCGGGAGGAGGTATCTGGATTTCAGTCGCAGTATGAATCAGAGACAAAATTCCGACAGAATGTCATTGACTCCGCCCTCAGGTTCAAACAAGAGCTTGAG AGCATCAAGCGAAAAATGGCCTCACTACAACGGGTAGCAGTTGATCTGCCGATCCAGTTCCAGAATGACATTAAACATGCCAACACCGTTGTTCAGCGTCACCGGCACATGTTTGTGTCTCAGACATCCAACCTGACAACTATGCAGGACCAACTGAGCAATCTTCAGGAGGCGTTAAATGACATTACAGACAGGCATGCTAAGGAGAAGAAACGCAGACAGGAACTGCATAACCTCCTCATG GAGCTGCGTGGGAATATACGTGTTCACTGTCGTGTGCGACCCCTGATGGACTTTGACCGAGGGGGAGAGGATTCCAGAATGCTGGGAGG CTCAGGTACCAAGTCTGAGGTGGTTGTCCACTACATGGATGAT GAGAATGTATGTGTTCGTACCACCAAACATAACAAGGTGTTCGAATATGAAAG GGTATATTCTCCGGCTGAGGCCCAGGATTCCGTGTTTGATGAAGTTTCACCCATGTTGACCTCGCTACTCGATGG GTACAACATCTGTATTATGGCGTATGGTCAGACAGGGAGTGGGAAAACCCACACAATGTTGGGCAGTCACAAGAATGAGGACTACCACCTGAGGATGGAGCCCCACAAAGATGAGGGAGTCATACCCCGGGCTGCCAGGGAACTCTTCAG GTTGATCTCAGAGAAGCCAGATGGCAAAATATCCGTGGAGGTTTCTGTGGTTGAAATCTACAACAACGACATCCAGGACCTCCTCAGCGGTGACCCTCATGCCAAACATGACGTGATCACTGGTCCGGATGGCTCTCTCAGCATTCCAACACTCACATCCAA GAAAGTAAAGAAAATCCAGGATGTGATGTCATTCGTGCAGTATGGTCTGCGCATGAGACGTGAAGCCTCCACCATGGTGCATGAGCACTCAAGTCGCTCCCATCTCATCGTGACCTTGACTGTGAACTCTCAGGCCCCTAGTTTCCTCACCAAGCCCTCCGCTCCCTCGCCCATACCAGAAAATG AGACTGACCCCAGCGGAATCCCGTATGCTGTGAGGGCGGCACTTCTGTCCCATATTGCCAATG tttcaGGTCGCAGGTTCGAGACATCAGGACGGTCAAGGACAG CGCCCCCTGGTGGCCGGGACAGGAGAGGGAGGTCTGTCTCGCTGATGTCCACGCCCAGTTTTGAGCCCCCTGCACCTGCTCCCCTCAACCATGCCATCATCAAGACAAAGCTACAGCTGGTGGACCTTGCCGGCAGTGAATGTGTCG GCATGTCTGGAGTGACAGGAGCGGCCCTCAGAGAGGCGTCCCACATCAACAAGTCTCTCTCCGCCCTTGCAGATGTGCTGGGGGCCCTTGCAGAAAACCGGCCACATGTTCCGTACAGGAACAGCCGTCTTACACACTTCCTGCAGGACTCTATAG GTGGTAATGCAAAGCTACTGGTTCTTCTTTGCGTTGCCCCAGCACAACGTTATATCACAGAGACTACCCAGTGTCTGGGCTTTGGACAGCGGGCGCGTCAGGTGCAGCGGGGACCCACAAAACGGCGTCTTCCGTCCTCCGCTGAGAAAGTGGGTGGTCCAGACAGGCCAGGCTCAGGGGGAAAGGTGTCATTTAGATAA
- the LOC128237139 gene encoding kinesin-like protein KIF25 isoform X6, with the protein MEEINTSALLLLKQSSPVQAGTQSEISLTRDERIASLETENAMLYLKLAQLRSNLQYSREEVSGFQSQYESETKFRQNVIDSALRFKQELESIKRKMASLQRVAVDLPIQFQNDIKHANTVVQRHRHMFVSQTSNLTTMQDQLSNLQEALNDITDRHAKEKKRRQELHNLLMELRGNIRVHCRVRPLMDFDRGGEDSRMLGGSGTKSEVVVHYMDDENVCVRTTKHNKVFEYERVYSPAEAQDSVFDEVSPMLTSLLDGYNICIMAYGQTGSGKTHTMLGSHKNEDYHLRMEPHKDEGVIPRAARELFRLISEKPDGKISVEVSVVEIYNNDIQDLLSGDPHAKHDVITGPDGSLSIPTLTSKKVKKIQDVMSFVQYGLRMRREASTMVHEHSSRSHLIVTLTVNSQAPSFLTKPSAPSPIPENAPPGGRDRRGRSVSLMSTPSFEPPAPAPLNHAIIKTKLQLVDLAGSECVGMSGVTGAALREASHINKSLSALADVLGALAENRPHVPYRNSRLTHFLQDSIGGNAKLLVLLCVAPAQRYITETTQCLGFGQRARQVQRGPTKRRLPSSAEKVGGPDRPGSGGKVSFR; encoded by the exons ATGGAAGAAATTAATACCAGTGCTCTACTTTTGCTTAAACAGAGTAGCCCTGTGCAAGCTGGGACACAAAGCGAAATATCACTA ACCAGAGATGAGCGCATAGCATCACTGGAAACTGAGAATGCAATGTTGTATCTGAAACTAGCTCAACTCCGAAGTAACCTCCAATACAGTCGGGAGGAGGTATCTGGATTTCAGTCGCAGTATGAATCAGAGACAAAATTCCGACAGAATGTCATTGACTCCGCCCTCAGGTTCAAACAAGAGCTTGAG AGCATCAAGCGAAAAATGGCCTCACTACAACGGGTAGCAGTTGATCTGCCGATCCAGTTCCAGAATGACATTAAACATGCCAACACCGTTGTTCAGCGTCACCGGCACATGTTTGTGTCTCAGACATCCAACCTGACAACTATGCAGGACCAACTGAGCAATCTTCAGGAGGCGTTAAATGACATTACAGACAGGCATGCTAAGGAGAAGAAACGCAGACAGGAACTGCATAACCTCCTCATG GAGCTGCGTGGGAATATACGTGTTCACTGTCGTGTGCGACCCCTGATGGACTTTGACCGAGGGGGAGAGGATTCCAGAATGCTGGGAGG CTCAGGTACCAAGTCTGAGGTGGTTGTCCACTACATGGATGAT GAGAATGTATGTGTTCGTACCACCAAACATAACAAGGTGTTCGAATATGAAAG GGTATATTCTCCGGCTGAGGCCCAGGATTCCGTGTTTGATGAAGTTTCACCCATGTTGACCTCGCTACTCGATGG GTACAACATCTGTATTATGGCGTATGGTCAGACAGGGAGTGGGAAAACCCACACAATGTTGGGCAGTCACAAGAATGAGGACTACCACCTGAGGATGGAGCCCCACAAAGATGAGGGAGTCATACCCCGGGCTGCCAGGGAACTCTTCAG GTTGATCTCAGAGAAGCCAGATGGCAAAATATCCGTGGAGGTTTCTGTGGTTGAAATCTACAACAACGACATCCAGGACCTCCTCAGCGGTGACCCTCATGCCAAACATGACGTGATCACTGGTCCGGATGGCTCTCTCAGCATTCCAACACTCACATCCAA GAAAGTAAAGAAAATCCAGGATGTGATGTCATTCGTGCAGTATGGTCTGCGCATGAGACGTGAAGCCTCCACCATGGTGCATGAGCACTCAAGTCGCTCCCATCTCATCGTGACCTTGACTGTGAACTCTCAGGCCCCTAGTTTCCTCACCAAGCCCTCCGCTCCCTCGCCCATACCAGAAAATG CGCCCCCTGGTGGCCGGGACAGGAGAGGGAGGTCTGTCTCGCTGATGTCCACGCCCAGTTTTGAGCCCCCTGCACCTGCTCCCCTCAACCATGCCATCATCAAGACAAAGCTACAGCTGGTGGACCTTGCCGGCAGTGAATGTGTCG GCATGTCTGGAGTGACAGGAGCGGCCCTCAGAGAGGCGTCCCACATCAACAAGTCTCTCTCCGCCCTTGCAGATGTGCTGGGGGCCCTTGCAGAAAACCGGCCACATGTTCCGTACAGGAACAGCCGTCTTACACACTTCCTGCAGGACTCTATAG GTGGTAATGCAAAGCTACTGGTTCTTCTTTGCGTTGCCCCAGCACAACGTTATATCACAGAGACTACCCAGTGTCTGGGCTTTGGACAGCGGGCGCGTCAGGTGCAGCGGGGACCCACAAAACGGCGTCTTCCGTCCTCCGCTGAGAAAGTGGGTGGTCCAGACAGGCCAGGCTCAGGGGGAAAGGTGTCATTTAGATAA
- the LOC128237139 gene encoding kinesin-like protein KIF25 isoform X2, whose product MPLGIDRTDFLNEKNKRLERELRTRDERIASLETENAMLYLKLAQLRSNLQYSREEVSGFQSQYESETKFRQNVIDSALRFKQELESIKRKMASLQRVAVDLPIQFQNDIKHANTVVQRHRHMFVSQTSNLTTMQDQLSNLQEALNDITDRHAKEKKRRQELHNLLMELRGNIRVHCRVRPLMDFDRGGEDSRMLGGSGTKSEVVVHYMDDENVCVRTTKHNKVFEYERVYSPAEAQDSVFDEVSPMLTSLLDGYNICIMAYGQTGSGKTHTMLGSHKNEDYHLRMEPHKDEGVIPRAARELFRLISEKPDGKISVEVSVVEIYNNDIQDLLSGDPHAKHDVITGPDGSLSIPTLTSKKVKKIQDVMSFVQYGLRMRREASTMVHEHSSRSHLIVTLTVNSQAPSFLTKPSAPSPIPENETDPSGIPYAVRAALLSHIANVSGRRFETSGRSRTAPPGGRDRRGRSVSLMSTPSFEPPAPAPLNHAIIKTKLQLVDLAGSECVGMSGVTGAALREASHINKSLSALADVLGALAENRPHVPYRNSRLTHFLQDSIGGNAKLLVLLCVAPAQRYITETTQCLGFGQRARQVQRGPTKRRLPSSAEKVGGPDRPGSGGKVSFR is encoded by the exons ATGCCGCTAGGGATTGACCGTACAGACTTCTTGAATGAGAAGAATAAAAGACTTGAGCGGGAATTGCGg ACCAGAGATGAGCGCATAGCATCACTGGAAACTGAGAATGCAATGTTGTATCTGAAACTAGCTCAACTCCGAAGTAACCTCCAATACAGTCGGGAGGAGGTATCTGGATTTCAGTCGCAGTATGAATCAGAGACAAAATTCCGACAGAATGTCATTGACTCCGCCCTCAGGTTCAAACAAGAGCTTGAG AGCATCAAGCGAAAAATGGCCTCACTACAACGGGTAGCAGTTGATCTGCCGATCCAGTTCCAGAATGACATTAAACATGCCAACACCGTTGTTCAGCGTCACCGGCACATGTTTGTGTCTCAGACATCCAACCTGACAACTATGCAGGACCAACTGAGCAATCTTCAGGAGGCGTTAAATGACATTACAGACAGGCATGCTAAGGAGAAGAAACGCAGACAGGAACTGCATAACCTCCTCATG GAGCTGCGTGGGAATATACGTGTTCACTGTCGTGTGCGACCCCTGATGGACTTTGACCGAGGGGGAGAGGATTCCAGAATGCTGGGAGG CTCAGGTACCAAGTCTGAGGTGGTTGTCCACTACATGGATGAT GAGAATGTATGTGTTCGTACCACCAAACATAACAAGGTGTTCGAATATGAAAG GGTATATTCTCCGGCTGAGGCCCAGGATTCCGTGTTTGATGAAGTTTCACCCATGTTGACCTCGCTACTCGATGG GTACAACATCTGTATTATGGCGTATGGTCAGACAGGGAGTGGGAAAACCCACACAATGTTGGGCAGTCACAAGAATGAGGACTACCACCTGAGGATGGAGCCCCACAAAGATGAGGGAGTCATACCCCGGGCTGCCAGGGAACTCTTCAG GTTGATCTCAGAGAAGCCAGATGGCAAAATATCCGTGGAGGTTTCTGTGGTTGAAATCTACAACAACGACATCCAGGACCTCCTCAGCGGTGACCCTCATGCCAAACATGACGTGATCACTGGTCCGGATGGCTCTCTCAGCATTCCAACACTCACATCCAA GAAAGTAAAGAAAATCCAGGATGTGATGTCATTCGTGCAGTATGGTCTGCGCATGAGACGTGAAGCCTCCACCATGGTGCATGAGCACTCAAGTCGCTCCCATCTCATCGTGACCTTGACTGTGAACTCTCAGGCCCCTAGTTTCCTCACCAAGCCCTCCGCTCCCTCGCCCATACCAGAAAATG AGACTGACCCCAGCGGAATCCCGTATGCTGTGAGGGCGGCACTTCTGTCCCATATTGCCAATG tttcaGGTCGCAGGTTCGAGACATCAGGACGGTCAAGGACAG CGCCCCCTGGTGGCCGGGACAGGAGAGGGAGGTCTGTCTCGCTGATGTCCACGCCCAGTTTTGAGCCCCCTGCACCTGCTCCCCTCAACCATGCCATCATCAAGACAAAGCTACAGCTGGTGGACCTTGCCGGCAGTGAATGTGTCG GCATGTCTGGAGTGACAGGAGCGGCCCTCAGAGAGGCGTCCCACATCAACAAGTCTCTCTCCGCCCTTGCAGATGTGCTGGGGGCCCTTGCAGAAAACCGGCCACATGTTCCGTACAGGAACAGCCGTCTTACACACTTCCTGCAGGACTCTATAG GTGGTAATGCAAAGCTACTGGTTCTTCTTTGCGTTGCCCCAGCACAACGTTATATCACAGAGACTACCCAGTGTCTGGGCTTTGGACAGCGGGCGCGTCAGGTGCAGCGGGGACCCACAAAACGGCGTCTTCCGTCCTCCGCTGAGAAAGTGGGTGGTCCAGACAGGCCAGGCTCAGGGGGAAAGGTGTCATTTAGATAA
- the LOC128237139 gene encoding kinesin-like protein KIF25 isoform X3 → MEEINTSALLLLKQSSPVQAGTQSEISLTRDERIASLETENAMLYLKLAQLRSNLQYSREEVSGFQSQYESETKFRQNVIDSALRFKQELESIKRKMASLQRVAVDLPIQFQNDIKHANTVVQRHRHMFVSQTSNLTTMQDQLSNLQEALNDITDRHAKEKKRRQELHNLLMELRGNIRVHCRVRPLMDFDRGGEDSRMLGGSGTKSEVVVHYMDDENVCVRTTKHNKVFEYERVYSPAEAQDSVFDEVSPMLTSLLDGYNICIMAYGQTGSGKTHTMLGSHKNEDYHLRMEPHKDEGVIPRAARELFRLISEKPDGKISVEVSVVEIYNNDIQDLLSGDPHAKHDVITGPDGSLSIPTLTSKKVKKIQDVMSFVQYGLRMRREASTMVHEHSSRSHLIVTLTVNSQAPSFLTKPSAPSPIPENVPECFKQMLPISGRRFETSGRSRTAPPGGRDRRGRSVSLMSTPSFEPPAPAPLNHAIIKTKLQLVDLAGSECVGMSGVTGAALREASHINKSLSALADVLGALAENRPHVPYRNSRLTHFLQDSIGGNAKLLVLLCVAPAQRYITETTQCLGFGQRARQVQRGPTKRRLPSSAEKVGGPDRPGSGGKVSFR, encoded by the exons ATGGAAGAAATTAATACCAGTGCTCTACTTTTGCTTAAACAGAGTAGCCCTGTGCAAGCTGGGACACAAAGCGAAATATCACTA ACCAGAGATGAGCGCATAGCATCACTGGAAACTGAGAATGCAATGTTGTATCTGAAACTAGCTCAACTCCGAAGTAACCTCCAATACAGTCGGGAGGAGGTATCTGGATTTCAGTCGCAGTATGAATCAGAGACAAAATTCCGACAGAATGTCATTGACTCCGCCCTCAGGTTCAAACAAGAGCTTGAG AGCATCAAGCGAAAAATGGCCTCACTACAACGGGTAGCAGTTGATCTGCCGATCCAGTTCCAGAATGACATTAAACATGCCAACACCGTTGTTCAGCGTCACCGGCACATGTTTGTGTCTCAGACATCCAACCTGACAACTATGCAGGACCAACTGAGCAATCTTCAGGAGGCGTTAAATGACATTACAGACAGGCATGCTAAGGAGAAGAAACGCAGACAGGAACTGCATAACCTCCTCATG GAGCTGCGTGGGAATATACGTGTTCACTGTCGTGTGCGACCCCTGATGGACTTTGACCGAGGGGGAGAGGATTCCAGAATGCTGGGAGG CTCAGGTACCAAGTCTGAGGTGGTTGTCCACTACATGGATGAT GAGAATGTATGTGTTCGTACCACCAAACATAACAAGGTGTTCGAATATGAAAG GGTATATTCTCCGGCTGAGGCCCAGGATTCCGTGTTTGATGAAGTTTCACCCATGTTGACCTCGCTACTCGATGG GTACAACATCTGTATTATGGCGTATGGTCAGACAGGGAGTGGGAAAACCCACACAATGTTGGGCAGTCACAAGAATGAGGACTACCACCTGAGGATGGAGCCCCACAAAGATGAGGGAGTCATACCCCGGGCTGCCAGGGAACTCTTCAG GTTGATCTCAGAGAAGCCAGATGGCAAAATATCCGTGGAGGTTTCTGTGGTTGAAATCTACAACAACGACATCCAGGACCTCCTCAGCGGTGACCCTCATGCCAAACATGACGTGATCACTGGTCCGGATGGCTCTCTCAGCATTCCAACACTCACATCCAA GAAAGTAAAGAAAATCCAGGATGTGATGTCATTCGTGCAGTATGGTCTGCGCATGAGACGTGAAGCCTCCACCATGGTGCATGAGCACTCAAGTCGCTCCCATCTCATCGTGACCTTGACTGTGAACTCTCAGGCCCCTAGTTTCCTCACCAAGCCCTCCGCTCCCTCGCCCATACCAGAAAATG tGCCCGAGTGCTTTAAGCAAATGCTGCCGA tttcaGGTCGCAGGTTCGAGACATCAGGACGGTCAAGGACAG CGCCCCCTGGTGGCCGGGACAGGAGAGGGAGGTCTGTCTCGCTGATGTCCACGCCCAGTTTTGAGCCCCCTGCACCTGCTCCCCTCAACCATGCCATCATCAAGACAAAGCTACAGCTGGTGGACCTTGCCGGCAGTGAATGTGTCG GCATGTCTGGAGTGACAGGAGCGGCCCTCAGAGAGGCGTCCCACATCAACAAGTCTCTCTCCGCCCTTGCAGATGTGCTGGGGGCCCTTGCAGAAAACCGGCCACATGTTCCGTACAGGAACAGCCGTCTTACACACTTCCTGCAGGACTCTATAG GTGGTAATGCAAAGCTACTGGTTCTTCTTTGCGTTGCCCCAGCACAACGTTATATCACAGAGACTACCCAGTGTCTGGGCTTTGGACAGCGGGCGCGTCAGGTGCAGCGGGGACCCACAAAACGGCGTCTTCCGTCCTCCGCTGAGAAAGTGGGTGGTCCAGACAGGCCAGGCTCAGGGGGAAAGGTGTCATTTAGATAA